The following DNA comes from Candidatus Stoquefichus sp. SB1.
ATTATCCTAATGATTTTGAATTGGATACAAAATCAAACAATCAGCAGATTGTCCGTTTTGTAAAGAAGGAAGAAGTTGTTTTCTATACAACCATGCAAGATGACACAGATAATCAGCTTGATGATTTACCAGAATTATATGCTGGACAATTAGAAGAAGATGGGGCACAAGATGTTGCTTTTAAAAATATTAAAATTGAAAGTGGATTAAATTGTCAAGAGTTTACTGGGAAGTACCCTGCTACTGGTATTAAATTTGAACATATGGTATATTTTACAGATGATGCAGCTTATGTTTTTGCCTATCAGGCACCAGAAGAAACTTATGATGAAAACATTAAGATTATTACGCAGTACTTACAATCGTTGACTGTGCATCATTAATCTTGATTAATAAATATGAATTTGGTATAGTATAATAAATTATAGGTAAGAATGAAGAAAGAATGAAATTGATAGAGAGAGCTTGTTGGTGGAAATAGCTTAATGGATGATTTTGGATGCCCTTATCTGAGTCTTTTGAAAAGAAAGAACGTTAACTTGCGTTAAAAGTAAAGTGTAAGCATATGATAAAGTGGATAGCACAAGGTGTTCTTTATCATTTGCTTTTTTATTTGAAGGAGGAGCTATGAAAGTATTTAATACATTAACAAACAAAAAGGAAGAATTTGTTCCTATTAAACCTAATGAAGTGAGTATTTATGTCTGTGGACCAACTGTTTATAATTATGTTCATATTGGGAATACACGTCCAATGATTGTTTTTGATGTTTTAAGGAGAACATTTGAGTATTTAGGTTATAAAGTGACTTTTGTTTCTAATTTCACTGATGTTGATGATAAGATTATTAAGGCAGCAAAAGAGGAAGGTGTAAGTGAAAAAGAACTGACTGATAAGTATATTAAGGCATATGAGGATGTCCGTAGGGGCTTGAATTTATTGTTTCCAACATATGCCCCACGGGTAACAGAAACAATGCAGCCAATCATTGATTTTATTAAAGAGTTAGTTGATCAAGGTTATGCTTATGAAATTGATGGGGATGTTTATTTTAGGGTTACAAAAATTAAAGAATATGGAATGTTATCAGGAATTAAGGTTGAAGATTTGATTGCTGGAGCAAGTGAACGTGTTGATGAGAATGACAAAAAAGAAAGTTCAACTGATTTTGCATTGTGGAAAAAAACAGATGAAGGCATTCAGTTTGAGAGTCCATGGTCTAAAGGGAGACCAGGATGGCATACAGAATGTGTTGTTATGATTAATGATATTTTTGATAATGGACGTATTGATATTCATGGGGGTGGACAGGATTTGAAGTTCCCACATCATGAAAATGAAATTGCTCAATCGATGGCTTGTCATCATCATCCAATTGCAAATGTTTGGATGCATAATCAAATGATTAATATTAATAATCAAAAGATGTCAAAATCTTTAGGAAATGTTTTATGGGCTAAAGATTTATTGAATGAATTAGGATGTAATGTCTATAAATGGCTAATGTTATCAACACATTATCGTAATCCATTGAATTTTACAGATGAAGTTTTAGCAAGTGTAAAAAAAGAAGTGGAAAAAGTGGAAAATGTATTAAAACAAACATCTTTGTACTTACAGGTGAATCATTGTTTGAAGGAAGATTATTGCCAAGATAGTGTGGATACTATGGTGGAAGCATTGGCTGATGATTTGAATACATCTTTGGCTTTAACACAGATTTTAGGACAAGTGAAAGTTTTAAATCAGGCAATGCGTGTCAAAGAGAAAGATGATTCTATGATTTCAATGGGATATCAGACTTTAGTACGTATGCTGGATGTGATGGGCTTTGTTCATGATGTGAAAGTGTTAAGTGAAGAAGATATTTCTTTATATCAAGCATGGTTGAATGAAAAAGCTGTGAAGAATTTTGAAAAAGCAGATCAATTAAGAGCACAGCTTCAGGAAAAAGGAATTATCTAACATGAGACCTGAATTAATCAATCCTTTAGCTTTGGCTTATTTAGGTGATGCTATATTTGAAGTTTATGTAAGGGAATATCTGATTGTTGAAAAAGAAATCACAAAACCTGATTTGTTACAAAAGGAAGCTATTGCTTTTGTAAGTGCAGTTGCACAGGCTGGTTTTATGAAAGAGGCCATTGAGAATGAATGGGTAAGTGAAGAGGAAATCAGAATTTATAAAAGAGGACGTAATGCGAAAAGTCGTCGTGTAATGAAAAATACGAGTGTGATTACACATAATCAATCTTCTGGTTTTGAAGCTTTGATTGGTCATTTGCATTTATTAAAAGATGAAAAGCGTATTTTAGAGTTATTTGAATTATATAAAGATTATGTTATGAGAAATTCATGAGACAAAAATGAGACAAATTTGAGACGCACAAAGGGGTAAAGTATGAGACAATATATTTATGGAAAAAATACTGTTTTACAATCTTTAAAGGGAGATAAACCAGTTTATGAGATTTATCTGATGAAGAATGTAAAAGATGATAAGTTAATATCGCTTGCAAAGGCAAAAAATGTAAAGGTGAATATAGTAGCTCATAAAGGTGTTCTCAATCAATTGGTTGGAAATGTTGTTCATCAAGGTATTGTGGCTGAGGTGGAAGGTTATGATTATTATGAAATTGATGAAATTTTAGAAAGTATTCCTGCTGGTAAACAGCCATTATTATTGATGCTTGATGGATTGGAAGATCCTCATAACTTAGGTGCTATTTTGAGAACCTGTGATGCTA
Coding sequences within:
- the cysS gene encoding cysteine--tRNA ligase yields the protein MKVFNTLTNKKEEFVPIKPNEVSIYVCGPTVYNYVHIGNTRPMIVFDVLRRTFEYLGYKVTFVSNFTDVDDKIIKAAKEEGVSEKELTDKYIKAYEDVRRGLNLLFPTYAPRVTETMQPIIDFIKELVDQGYAYEIDGDVYFRVTKIKEYGMLSGIKVEDLIAGASERVDENDKKESSTDFALWKKTDEGIQFESPWSKGRPGWHTECVVMINDIFDNGRIDIHGGGQDLKFPHHENEIAQSMACHHHPIANVWMHNQMININNQKMSKSLGNVLWAKDLLNELGCNVYKWLMLSTHYRNPLNFTDEVLASVKKEVEKVENVLKQTSLYLQVNHCLKEDYCQDSVDTMVEALADDLNTSLALTQILGQVKVLNQAMRVKEKDDSMISMGYQTLVRMLDVMGFVHDVKVLSEEDISLYQAWLNEKAVKNFEKADQLRAQLQEKGII
- a CDS encoding Mini-ribonuclease 3 yields the protein MRPELINPLALAYLGDAIFEVYVREYLIVEKEITKPDLLQKEAIAFVSAVAQAGFMKEAIENEWVSEEEIRIYKRGRNAKSRRVMKNTSVITHNQSSGFEALIGHLHLLKDEKRILELFELYKDYVMRNS